The following DNA comes from Xiphophorus hellerii strain 12219 chromosome 5, Xiphophorus_hellerii-4.1, whole genome shotgun sequence.
GTCTAGCCTCGGGAATCACATCGATCAAAGGTGGCAGCACCTGCAGCGCGCCCTCCCCATCCCGGAACACCACCTGCAGCACAAAGCGGTTCAGGGAGACAGGAAGCGCCAGCCCTGCTGTACGCCTCCATACAGTCCTCCGTGCTCGCAGCCGGAGATAATGGGAAGCTTACCAGGTTGTGTCGGATAAGCTCCTTAGCGAACTCAAAGGAGCAGGAGGAGATGTCAATTAGGTTCTTCAGCTCAGCCTGAGAGCAAAAAggcaacacaaaataaaacagaaaatgtaaacaattccAAAAGAACAGCTACTGATTTGGAGCGATTACTTTGTTATTTTGTGTACAATGGTCATTTAATAAAAGATATATAAAGCATGAGGTTTGTGtccaaacatccatccattttctaacacccttgtccctagtggggttgggaggggtgtTGGTGCCTATGTCCAGCGAACGTTtcagacagacaggacaaacaaccatacatgcacacctagggagaatttagagagatcaattaacctgacagtcatgtttttggactgtggaaggaagccggagtacccagagagaacccacgcatgcatagggagaacatacaaactccatgcagaaagtcCCCAGGCTGGGAATttaacccagaaccttcttgctgcaaggcaccactgtgcagcccatgtccaaacatgttttatttatttcgaacatgatagaagaataaaattacacacatgaacaaggaatgcaaaagatacatatttttgtactacAATAACCATAACATGCTCGACAACATTTAGGAAATTTTTGtttggtgaatttttttttctttgcagtaaTAAAACTTGTTAAGTTGGAAAGCCTGTTTATGTCCCTTTAAATggtgaaacatttacagaaaagttGAGTATGTTGGTCAGACCCAACATCCTCTCTTTCACAGTTTTTGGTGGAGGAAGTGTTATGCTGCAGCACAAAATCCCTGTCACtggaaaaacaaggaaactgAAGGAAATCTGGAAGGACATTCTGCCACACCAAGCAGATGAAATGCATGAGGAGTCACATCCTCCTCATTTTTCCTTTTGAGATGGTTAAACATCCTCActtttcttccagttttgctcaaaaactCAATTTTAGCATGCAGTGAGACTGATTTCAGCGTATAGATCTATGTAAGCAAATGATTTGtggtgtgtttatttaaatctCACACGCGTTCGCTCAATACGTTTTCCGCCACGCGTTAAACTCCAATAAactctttctctccttctcaTGTATGGAAAGCCAGTAGGGtctaaaaacatgcaacatttgATGTAACTTTCACAcgaaaagtaaattttttgacATGCAAACAACTGTGATCACAACTTTAAGCCAATCACAGACAGTTTGTTTTCGTCTGGTCAGATGAAAAATCAATCATAACAAGcagaaattagaaaattaaacattaagatttaagaaaaacaaaagtttaatataataaaattgtAGTTAAGTATACAAATAAGTatactttttacatttgaggtagtatttcaacatttctcaaactacaatgtaaaatatttagtaGTTTTACATCAGATTTTTAGTGATAGACATAGTCAAAGTAGTTCAATCCCTTATCAGTCAACTCATATAGCCCCCACTTTTGAAAAGCATGCTACGACATTGAGGCTAATATTTTTAGGCACTACTGtgaagtaaataattaaattgaaaatatgttttgtttctttaaacttaaagttATAAGAATAAGATGTTTGGCTTCAGCAGAGAGGATTTGGAAGCAgtaaatgatttattacaaCCAAGCTTTTCtacagtaaagaaattttcaaCCAAAAGTTAATTTTCCTCACTTCTTTTGCTAAATTTAGTTGCACTTTTAAGCTTCATCaacatttagtaaataaaatattagtacCTCTGCTGCTTTGCCGTTGTACAACCTGAAATGGTTGCAGGCTTTGAGGTTGAGAGCTATGGTTGAATCCGGGATGTTCTGCAGGTACACGGCCAGAACCTCCTGAGACACATCATAGTAGTCCAGCTTGTAGTAACACAGAGCCACGTAAACTTTCAGAGCCAGGTAATCTCTGTAATCACAGCATGGAGCGAGAGGGGAAAGAAATATGCTGCTTAGGGAGAAGATAAGATGAAATGCTGATTAAACTTTGAATAATGTCGGATCAAACAGGAATCTAAcagtaagaagaagaagaaaaaaagcttatATAAGCTGCAGTGCTctgtaaaagtattcacttttttttttcttttggcaccttaaaaccacaaacttcaacatattttatttggatttgacATGATGGACCAGTACAATGAACGGCATAATTATGAGGTGGGAGGAAAAGAATGAGCCTCTCCATAATCTGAGAGGATGGACACGCATGTATGTCATTGCATAGTAAGTTAGCATTTATTGCAATCTGAGCAgtttttacagaataaatacTGCGtacaattaattgtgattatgATAAATATCCAatattttttgcgacagtaaTAAAAGTGATAACTAGCACCAGTAAATGAGGATACATGTGCCACAGTTTCAGACTTTTACTTGTAAGAAGTATTGAAAATATGTATAATTTGTCTGCTGTTTCATAATTTTGCactactctgtgttggtctgcTGTGAAAAATCCCAATGAAGCACATTGAAGTCTGTCACTGTAACAGCAAACcaggaaaaagttcaagtggtGCGAATTTACTTTTGCTCCATAATGTGTGAAGTCCATGAAGCATTAAAACCTCTCATCTGCCACGGTGGTTTTGGAACAGCAGGACTGTGAAGCTAATTTCAGAGTGACAGGACAGATGAAGTTCAGACCTGTTCTGCAGCAGAAGGCGTTTATAGATGTCTATGGCCTCTTGGTAGTGAGAGCGCATGTAGTGGATGGAGGCCAGACTCAGCTGATCCTCTGTCACATCCTCCAGGTTCTGGTGGAAGGCCATCAGTCGCTTTTCGTCCTTAAACTGAAACGCAACATTACAGGAAGagatcaaaacacaaaataaaatacaaatactgGAGTGAACTGAATACATTTGAAGAAGACTGTTTTATGAAGCCAAAAAGAAGCAATAATTGCTAAACCTTGTGCTCCAGGTGAAACAGCAGCCGGTTTTGGAGGGGGGACATTGGTGCTACAGAGAGCGAGAGGGGACAAGATTATAAAGATTATAAAGAATAAAGATAGGACCCATCAGGAAGCATCACTCTTTTGTTTCCAATAGTCACATTAGAGACTAAGGATCATTTTAAACTCTTCTTATACAGAAATCACAACATCACTTTACCAGCTGGTTACTTCCATTGCTGAGGAAACAAATTGAGCAACTTAGCTAGACATGACATGTAGAAAATAATGGAGAACTGGGTCACAGATAAGAGACTGAAATTGTATTTAGTCAGACTACTTTTTATATTAACTCACACAAATGAAAGGAACTGTTTGCTGACATCTAATGATCAAGTTGTGGATAGCAACtatcttttgttttgcttttttgtcacatatataaatgtttcagatcattacttaaattttaatatcaggcAAAAGTAACTTGTGTAAGTATTAGGGGTGCACctattgcagttttctggtcgaTCTGCAattactgatctttaaaaagtctgacctgctgattctgattttggccgaaaccaatttgttttgtctaaaatgtccctaaatatagcaagaaagttgctgagttggtaacagtgggtGACTACAAGCTTGCAGACATGACCTGATGGTCTGGACCTTTGCTGAGGCAGAGAAGATCGGGGAAAAAGATTGGCTTCACATGCaagtatcggccgatcaccgatctcccaaaagtAAGGAAATCGACACCAATAAATCAGCTCGTCGATAAATCGGTGCAACCCTAGTAAGTACGTAACTAAAACGGTTTCATGCCATTCAAACCACAAAGAGGAGTAGAAGATCATTACAAATAAAAGGTTTCAATTATTATATGGCAAATTCACAGATGCTGAAGACATTTATATAAGTGAAAAATGTGCCACAAGATCTTGGATAGAGATATAAatccaaaaggaaattaattaaattgagaAATTAATTAAGAATTAATTTGCTTTGGATATAATGCATCAAAGTATAATGCTCCTAACGTTAGTCTGATTTTTACTAAAGTCAAAAAAGTTCATCATAATCCACCCTGTTGGATAGTGTGTTTAAAGACTGAGAACAGTAggagtttttagttttgatgcatttcattcaagtagaaaaacatttaaatatttaattatttcacagTTTATACCCATTCAAGAAAAAATTTGTCGATTCCAAACTATCCTTCTCTAGAAACGATAACTATGGACTTTGCAAGAAGATTAGAAACAAACAAGTACCGGCAAGTAGTACTTGTTTGGAAGAGACGAACAAACCCATGAACGTTTGTCTATCAGCCCTCATCTGATGGTCTAACTCAAAACAGATGAACTGATATAAAGACAAGGAGGCTCCTAATAATCTATTTCACCTTAAATCAAGCTCTCTGAAACTTTAGGTAAAGAAGGGAGGCTGAAGAGTCACCCTCATCATCCAGATGAAAACAGCAAAGTGCCTTAAAGGTAACTTATTATGTTTCCTTCAAACCGGTGAGGATAGGTCTAtgctgaaaacatgttttgcccaaaatcattcttagataatgagatttcagtttaATCAGTTCTTCCTATTTTCAGTTCCGTTTACACGCTTCCTTCAACTGAAGcaaattttttataaatctgacTTGTATGCATTTGGACTGCTGGAGGGAgtcggagtacccagagaaaacccacTAAATCCTTTAAGCCACGAGTCTGTAGCAACCACAAGATATTCTTGAACATTCCTGGTGTCATGTTCCCATTTCTGAACAGGGAAAACATGCAGCTTCCACACAGAAACTGACTCTGTTTTATAAATAAGTAATTGCTttgaacattgttctttatgTGTGTCTACTAAACTAAAAGTATGTGCAGCATTTTCATGCTAAATCGTACATGTACAATAAAAGATCTTAAAAACTAAGCAAAAGTTAACATTATGCTAACAGAGTTTTGCTGAAGTCGGTACCTTTCGACGCTGCCTCCTCAGCTTCTTTATAAAGCCCCAGAAAAAACAAGGCACAGCCCAGATAGACCCACACCTCTGCAGGACAATCCGGCTTCTCGGTCAGAGATTTGTACTCCTGTCAGAACATGGTACACATTTAATACATATGTAGTCAGAGCCGTGAGTAAAATGATTTTATATACAAGCATATATCTACTATGTTGTTCACATCTTGTATgccctgataaaaaaaaaaagtaatttaggggaaaaaagaatTACCTCCATGGCTCTCTTGTAATCACCAAGGTGAAATGCACAGTAGCAAATCCACAGGTCTGCATTCTCATGTTTTTCTCCAATGCTTCtctgaaactaaatattaaacagcctttcagataaaaataatattccatctcttcaaaaaacaaaagatctcCAATTTCTTGTAATTGTTAAACTAAAACTTTGAGCTTGGCTTATTAGGTTATGTCTTCATGGAAGTTATTTACATTTACCCCTTTAAATCTTATACATTTTGCCTAGTTACttccacaaacttcagtgtgtttatAGGAGCTGTATGTGACAGATGAAGtcaaacataaatgtgaaataGAGGGAAACCACATTTTTTGGCcgtttttctttgcaaaatagctttGGCTATATAGCTGGATGtttaagtcttgccacagattcttcAAAGTATTTAGCTTAGATGTAATTAAAAAagtacagttttggttttatgACAAACTACAAATAATATTTCTTATGCTTTCCTTTCAgcaatgtctttgtttttgacatATCTCCATACAGGTCAGATTTAGGGAGAACAAAATGAATCGCTGTCCTGTTAACATTCTCCCACCTGAGTTATCAATTTCTATAGTGtagctcctccaaagttactAAGGGCTTCTGTTTGTCTATCGCATAAAATActtaagaaatatattaaaatatgtgaCAAAGTATCAAGGAGTatgaatatttcagcaaaaacgTTTGCAATTTTCTATCAAACCACTGAAATCTTTTCAaatatctgttttattattttctatcactGGGAGATGCATTACCTCCAACAACGTTAAGGCACCCAGGTAGTCTCTTTGCTGAAGGTACTCCTCCAAACTGGGGaccttggttttgtttttcttctttttatcacTGATGCTTCCAAGTGTCTCTTCTCCCACAGCTGGCTTCACGCGTGACAGGATCTGACAACATACATATTAATGATGAGCGCATAGTCATCCTCGGATTATTACATGGGGATGTGACAGTGCCCAAAAATACTAATTTTATGCCAAGAATAAAACCTCCTCCATGATAGTTACACTCGAAcattaacagcaaaaacaagtTTTCTCACCATTTCGAGGTGTATATCCTATCTTGAGGACCTCAGTGTTAGCTAAGTCTTGTTTATCACTAGGGTAACAGAAAACACTCTTATGTACAACTCCGCGCCGCTTAAATAAATCGCTGAAATATTGAGTAAGTTATATcttataaaagaaaatcaaataaagctttcaaaaatcaaaatataatcACAAAATTATCGCCATCTTCTAAACACTCCTTTACAGCAGATTTGCTAAATTGTTTCTTAGTAACGTTAGCTCGCTATGAGCTAAGCTGTAACGGCCGCGGCACGAGTTACAGTTTCCGTTGACAACCTTTCAAGCTAAAAGCACGACAAAAATGGTTTAGCATTTAAAGACGTTTTCCAGCTTCACAGTTGCTTGTTGTGTGTTATTCCCACTgagttaaattttaaaaaatccagcaCAGGTTATGCAAACAGCTTAGcgatgaaaatttaaaaaatctaatatctTAACGGGGGTATATTTTGTAGGAAAACCAATATATCTTGTCTATCTCATGTTGAGCTtcacttttcagtgttttagtcTTAGTTGCTTAGCAACCACGagcttcagtcttttttttttgcttctttgttttgactttggtgtagatgaagaaaaaaacgcAACCTACGTCTTACGGACGACAATCAATCCATATATATGTAAGAAACATAGCAATTTCGCCGTGTCTGCTTTGGAGATTCAATTTAAATGTTGTGGTTCAATGTAGGCGGTGCCCCAGTGGCCTAATGGATAAGGCACTGGCCTCCTAAGCCAGGGATTGTGGGTTCGAGTCCCATCTGGGGtgtgtcgttttttttttaatctttctgaTTTGTAGGATATTGTTCTTGTTTCTTCGCATATTAAAATTTCAAGTTCATCCAAACATTTACTTAAGTGCAGATGTGATATATTGAAATCCAACGTGATGTAATACATACAAAGTAAGGCCTTAAATCCCAATGAGAGATTCAAAGTAGTGCATAAGTTGGAGTGATacacaattttctattttttgtggCAAATATAAGTTTAAAAAGTATGCTTTTTACGGCACAATTTCAGAGGAAACCTAATTTTACCTGTGTGTAGAAAGTTATGTTTAAGCTGTGCCACACTGATCAtgtaaagaagagaaaaatcttGAAGAATCCATTCACACGCCACTTATGACCAGGATAATGACATGACTGATGCAAATCATGCAAAAGAGTTTAGAAATCAACCCAACCACTTGCAAAAACAATAGTGTTGTCATAATGTCTTGGAGAGCTGATTTGAGTAACAAATAAGATTTACTTGGTGAAGAAtgagggttttatttttgttttgatgctgtcttgaattaaattttttttctttctcttggtTCTTTATTGTACTGTTCatgttttggtttaaatatGTATTCTAGTATTTGTAGCATTTGTGTAGCAACCtcttctcattttttaaaattctttttttatggaaatagtaattatttacattacattcaataaatattaacttagaaatgtatttatccAACTAAACAAGGGGACTACAGCCTTAACAATCAAAGAGTAATTTGTGTCTtcagtccagctaaataaaacgTGTTTAGAGGTTTGAAAATAGACAGCtcttatttttgataaatatttactaaagAGAGTTTAGTAAATATTGTAGCTGCCacaatttaatttccatttttagatttaatgttgcagaaaatgaataaagtaattaattttttattagctgtaatcTGCATAATCTAAACAGGAATACTATTTCTCCTTCTATATTTAAGTACAAATGCTTTATCATATTCAGCCATATTCATATTTGCAAACattataaaagtataaaatccTACTATCAAGTTGAAAACATAAGCTCTTTATATGTGGTATTTTAATTCCTGCATATGGCATGAACTCTGAGTAAATGtgaataatttcttggacaTTTGGGAGAGAAACTAAAGACAAAAGTATTAATCTGGGACCAATACTCACCTTTTTATATTGATAGTATCAATATTTAGATTAATATGCCCAGCCCTACTCAAGGGGACtgacacaattttatttttggacttttcagatttgtatctatagaaatattttttaaatcaagccctgttttccttctacttcaccaTTTATATTGGTCTGTCACTCTAAATGCTAATAAAGTTTTCGgttgtagaataaaaaaatgcaaacaaccAATAAATTGCTTGTAAGAAAAACACTTGAATATTGCTTTCCAAATCAAATCTTGTACAGGTAGCCTTACgcctgaagtaaaaaaaaaaaacaaagctcagTTTATCCCTccactttgttttctgtaacaAGTGAAAGCTGGTGCTTTTCCttgaagaaaatgcaaatgctaGTTTCTTGTTGTTCTGCTTGATTTCTCCTCAGAAGGCAGCCTTTGAAACACTTTGAATATTAACCACGAAATCATTTGTTTCAAAGGCGtgttttgctgctttgtttAAGAACTCATTGATAGTATTTGTTGTGtatgaaaatgttctgaattCTTGTACGTCTGTTAAGGAAAGGGTCAAATCAAAGAGTCAGTCAATTGCTCCTGTGCAAAGCCACCGTCAGGATGGAGAGGATCGTCTTCACGCTGCTCATTGCCACAAATGCCTGCTGTTGGTGTGAGAAATACGTGTATGTCCGGGACAACAAAAAATGGCCTGATGCTAGGCAACACTGCCTGAGCCACTATACTGACTTTTTGGCTCTCACCAGTGAAGAGGAGGAGCGGGTGTTCAAAAAATTTGTGAATGATAACTCATGGGAAGGATGGATCGGCCTCTTCTGGAATGGTACTAGCATCAAGTGGGAATGGTCCGGAGGAGAGTTTGTCACCTACCACAACAATCTAGATGTAC
Coding sequences within:
- the ift56 gene encoding intraflagellar transport protein 56 isoform X2 — protein: MILSRVKPAVGEETLGSISDKKKKNKTKVPSLEEYLQQRDYLGALTLLEFQRSIGEKHENADLWICYCAFHLGDYKRAMEEYKSLTEKPDCPAEVWVYLGCALFFLGLYKEAEEAASKAPMSPLQNRLLFHLEHKFKDEKRLMAFHQNLEDVTEDQLSLASIHYMRSHYQEAIDIYKRLLLQNRDYLALKVYVALCYYKLDYYDVSQEVLAVYLQNIPDSTIALNLKACNHFRLYNGKAAEAELKNLIDISSCSFEFAKELIRHNLVVFRDGEGALQVLPPLIDVIPEARLNLVIYYLRQDDVQEAYNLIQDLDPVTPQVTISFKRLSLLLLRNDGTICFPIVFSALIGKNIC
- the ift56 gene encoding intraflagellar transport protein 56 isoform X1, with amino-acid sequence MILSRVKPAVGEETLGSISDKKKKNKTKVPSLEEYLQQRDYLGALTLLEFQRSIGEKHENADLWICYCAFHLGDYKRAMEEYKSLTEKPDCPAEVWVYLGCALFFLGLYKEAEEAASKAPMSPLQNRLLFHLEHKFKDEKRLMAFHQNLEDVTEDQLSLASIHYMRSHYQEAIDIYKRLLLQNRDYLALKVYVALCYYKLDYYDVSQEVLAVYLQNIPDSTIALNLKACNHFRLYNGKAAEAELKNLIDISSCSFEFAKELIRHNLVVFRDGEGALQVLPPLIDVIPEARLNLVIYYLRQDDVQEAYNLIQDLDPVTPQEYILKGVVNAALGLEIGSRDHLKIAQQFFQLVGGSASECDTIPGRQCMASCFFLLRQFEDVLIYLNSVKSYFYNDDTFNFNYAQAKAALGNYKEAEEVFLLIQNEKIKNDYVYLSWLARCYIMNQKSQLAWELYHKMGTSSDSFSMLQLIANDCYKMGQFYYSAKAFDALEKLDPSSNYWDGKRGACVGVFQLILANKEPKEMLKEVLVFLQNSGNPQVEYIIRILRKWAKDNRVLL